One part of the Venenivibrio stagnispumantis genome encodes these proteins:
- a CDS encoding DUF5335 domain-containing protein: MVRKLEKQEWEKFFDNVSKNLGARLVEIEIVNEEIGDQVETEAQPLVGLFYDPKDDEFVVEAEHHTHIIPKPKEIYVEEDIDGLKLVEVIKEDGEKEIIRIKTPQSLK, translated from the coding sequence ATGGTAAGAAAGTTAGAAAAGCAAGAATGGGAGAAGTTTTTTGACAATGTTTCAAAAAATTTAGGTGCAAGATTAGTAGAAATTGAAATAGTAAATGAAGAAATAGGAGACCAAGTGGAAACAGAAGCACAACCATTGGTAGGCTTATTTTATGACCCAAAAGATGATGAGTTTGTAGTAGAAGCAGAACATCATACCCATATCATTCCAAAACCAAAAGAAATATATGTAGAAGAAGATATTGATGGATTAAAATTGGTTGAAGTTATCAAAGAAGATGGAGAAAAAGAAATAATAAGAATTAAAACTCCTCAAAGTTTAAAATAA
- a CDS encoding 2-amino-3,7-dideoxy-D-threo-hept-6-ulosonate synthase has product MSIGKKVRLERIINRETGKTVMVPMDHGVSSGPIKGIIDLKETINQIAEGGANAIILHKGMVRAGHRGKGKDLGLIVHMSASTDLSLRKNDKVLVCTVEEAIKLGADGVSIHVNIGAEDEKQMLKDFGEVSKRCEEWQMPLLAMMYYRGPEVKNPYDPKAIAHIARVAAELGADIVKVPYTGNPETFREVVEGCPVPVVIAGGPKTDTDEALLKMVYDAVVVAGCAGLSIGRNIFQHENVAKITNVLSKIVHEGLSVEEALKLLS; this is encoded by the coding sequence ATGTCAATTGGAAAAAAGGTTAGATTGGAAAGAATTATAAATAGAGAAACCGGAAAAACAGTTATGGTTCCTATGGATCATGGTGTTAGCTCCGGTCCAATAAAAGGAATAATAGATTTGAAAGAAACAATAAATCAGATAGCAGAAGGTGGAGCAAATGCAATTATTCTCCATAAAGGTATGGTAAGAGCCGGACATAGAGGAAAAGGCAAAGATTTAGGTTTAATTGTTCATATGTCTGCTTCAACAGATTTATCATTAAGAAAAAATGATAAAGTTTTAGTTTGCACAGTAGAAGAAGCTATAAAACTTGGTGCAGATGGAGTTTCTATCCATGTAAATATAGGTGCAGAAGATGAAAAACAGATGCTTAAAGATTTTGGAGAAGTATCTAAAAGATGTGAAGAATGGCAAATGCCTTTACTTGCAATGATGTATTATAGAGGACCCGAGGTAAAAAATCCTTATGACCCAAAGGCTATAGCTCATATTGCAAGAGTTGCAGCAGAGCTTGGAGCAGATATTGTAAAAGTTCCTTATACCGGAAATCCTGAAACATTTAGAGAAGTCGTAGAAGGCTGTCCTGTACCAGTAGTTATAGCCGGAGGTCCAAAAACAGATACAGATGAAGCTCTTTTAAAAATGGTTTATGATGCAGTAGTAGTAGCAGGATGTGCCGGTTTATCCATAGGAAGAAATATATTCCAGCATGAAAATGTAGCTAAAATAACAAATGTATTATCTAAAATAGTTCACGAAGGACTTAGCGTAGAAGAGGCTTTAAAACTTTTATCTTGA
- the mutL gene encoding DNA mismatch repair endonuclease MutL — protein MKIKPIPDEVINKIAAGEVVERPANVLKELIENSIDANANKIEIFIEKGGKKLISVKDNGEGIFQEDMINAVKRHFSSKIEKEEDLYSLKSYGFRGEALASISSVSKLRITSRTIQQPVGSQLYIEGGKFKYLNQTASPLGTKIDVEDLFFNTPARLKFLKSDNTELQHIINIFSYYAILHSDKYFRLVIDKKEVYNLYPSTLEDRIGLLFSSNFAKDLVVIDYENEKGKIYGFVDINLKNKKNFIFVNKRPVKNQLISKTVKNLIGEKGYILFFEFPSFFVDYNVHPSKMEIKFSDDTAVSNLIKEAFSISLNPFKKERKEISFSLNQQISKYKTDKFDILGQIEDSFIVGYYKGDLYILDQHVVNERILYEKFIKDSKEFLSSKNLKNPIKLELSPQGKFNFEILKENLEKVGYRFDENMNILSIPEKLTQTESYNILIEILESGEKDIEKLIKKIAEKLSCHYSITAGDKLRKEEAEKLIKEWIETENPILCPHGRPIYYKIPVEEIKKYVGRS, from the coding sequence ATGAAAATTAAACCTATTCCGGATGAAGTTATAAATAAGATAGCTGCCGGAGAAGTAGTTGAAAGACCGGCAAATGTTTTAAAAGAATTAATAGAAAATTCCATAGATGCAAATGCTAATAAGATAGAAATTTTTATTGAAAAAGGCGGAAAGAAATTAATCTCGGTAAAAGATAATGGAGAAGGAATATTTCAGGAAGATATGATAAATGCAGTTAAAAGACATTTTAGCTCAAAGATAGAAAAAGAAGAAGATTTATATAGTTTAAAAAGTTATGGATTTAGAGGGGAAGCCCTTGCTTCTATATCTTCTGTTTCAAAATTAAGAATAACTTCAAGAACAATACAGCAGCCGGTAGGTAGCCAACTTTATATAGAAGGAGGGAAATTTAAATATTTAAATCAGACTGCTTCTCCTCTCGGAACAAAAATAGATGTAGAAGATTTATTTTTTAATACACCGGCAAGATTAAAATTTTTAAAATCTGACAATACAGAACTTCAACATATAATAAATATTTTTAGCTATTATGCAATTCTACATTCTGATAAATATTTTAGATTGGTTATTGATAAAAAAGAAGTCTATAATCTTTATCCATCTACCTTAGAAGATAGAATTGGATTATTATTTTCATCAAATTTTGCAAAAGATTTAGTTGTAATAGATTATGAAAATGAAAAAGGGAAAATATATGGTTTTGTAGATATTAATCTCAAAAACAAAAAAAATTTTATATTTGTAAATAAAAGACCGGTAAAAAACCAACTTATCTCAAAAACTGTAAAAAATTTAATCGGAGAAAAAGGTTATATTCTGTTTTTTGAATTTCCGAGCTTTTTTGTTGATTATAATGTCCATCCTTCTAAAATGGAAATTAAATTTTCTGATGATACTGCTGTTTCTAATTTGATAAAAGAAGCATTTTCAATTAGCTTAAATCCTTTTAAAAAAGAAAGAAAAGAAATCAGTTTTTCTTTAAATCAGCAAATTTCAAAATATAAAACAGATAAATTTGATATACTCGGTCAGATAGAAGATAGCTTTATTGTAGGATATTATAAAGGTGATTTATATATTTTAGATCAGCATGTAGTAAATGAAAGAATTTTGTATGAAAAATTTATAAAAGATAGTAAAGAGTTTTTATCTTCAAAAAACTTAAAAAATCCAATTAAATTAGAGTTATCACCACAAGGAAAATTTAATTTTGAGATATTAAAAGAAAATCTTGAAAAAGTAGGATACAGATTTGATGAAAATATGAATATCTTATCTATTCCGGAAAAACTTACACAAACAGAAAGCTATAATATTTTGATAGAAATTTTAGAAAGTGGAGAAAAAGATATTGAAAAGTTAATAAAAAAGATTGCAGAAAAACTATCTTGCCATTATTCTATAACTGCCGGAGATAAACTAAGAAAAGAAGAAGCAGAAAAGCTAATAAAAGAATGGATAGAAACGGAAAATCCGATTCTCTGTCCTCATGGAAGACCGATTTATTATAAAATTCCTGTAGAAGAAATAAAAAAATATGTAGGAAGGAGTTAA